In the genome of Blastocatellia bacterium, the window CGCGGGAGGCAGCACCGGGACGATTGCCTATGCCGCCCTCAAGGTCGCACAGAACCTGACGAAGGACCATGTCGTGGTCTTCATCGTTTGTGATACAGGCGAACGGTACCTGTCCAAGTTTTATTCCGATGAGTGGATGAAGGAGAAACGGCTTCTCGGCTTCGAGCGCATGACGCTGGGGGTACTCCTGCAGATGAAGGATACGAGCATGGTTCCTGCGCTCGTCTACGTCACCCCATCGGATCGCGTCAGTGAAGCCCTGCACAAAATGAATCATTACGGCCTGTCGCAGGTGCCGGTGCTCGAGGACGGACGCTCGGTCGGCAGCGTGCGCGAAGCCCGGCTGATGGCCCGGCTGTTGAAAAACCGCGACCTGCTCAATGCTCCGGTGCACGATGTGATGGAGGCTCCCTTCCCCGTCGTCAATGAAAATGTCGAAGTGGAAACCGCGGTGAAATACCTCAAAAACTCTCCGGCCATCCTCGTGGAAGAGTACGGCCGCATTATCGGCATCATCACCCGCTACGACGTGCTCGATATGCCCTCGTGAAAGATCAGCGGTTTCCGCTCAATCGCGTGTCGTGCCCCGAAAGGGAGCACCGACGTTGCCCCTCGGTCCTCCTCCCTAGACGGGGGACCTCCTGTTCTCGTTGAGGGATCATTGCGCGGTTCTTCCCTGGTCTGGGGGAAATCACCCGACCGTTGAGTAAGGAATCTCACGCAGCTTCCCGCGTCAACCGATGTGCAATGGTCAATCCCCCTCATTTTCCGTCACATAGACGATGATGCTTCCGCCCCAGAAGCTCGGCACGAAAGTTGCCCCTAACATAATGGATGATCTTAGGGCACAAAACCAGGGCGGAGTGAAACCTCGTGGCTTTGCTCCTGCCCGGTCTTGGTGCCCGGGGGAGGATAATGCGATGGCCGTCCTGACCTGGATCATTGGCCTCGGCTTAGCAGTCGTCATTGGGCTCTTGCTGCTCGTCAGGTATCGGCGCCTTCATGGTGTGCGCGTCATCACCTGTCCGGAGACGGAACAACCGGCGGCAGTGTGGATCCGCGCCTGGCGGGCCGTTATAACGAGCATCTTTGGCCGACCTGACTTTCGCTTGCAGGATTGTTCGCGGTGGCCCGAGAGGCGAGACTGCGGTCAAGCATGTTTGAGTCAAATTGCAGCAGCGCCTGAAGAGTGCTTAATCCGAACGATTCTCACCCGCTGGTACGCCGGGCGCCGTTGCGCTCTGTGCGGCAAAGACCTGACCGAAACTGATTGGCTTCATCACCGTCCCGCCGCGATGACAGCGGAGCGCGTGACTTTCGAGTGGAGCGAAATTGCCCCGGAGAAAATCCTTCAAGCACTAGGGAGCTGCTTCCCCGTATGCTGGAACTGCCACATTGCCGAACAATTTCGCCGTCAGTTTCCCGATCTCATCACTGATCGCCCGTGGCCGCCGGGGACATCGCACCGTGCGATGTAGGTAAGCAGGTGCCCAAGGGTAACATCTGACCAGTGAAAGGCCGAACGACGTAGTTGAAACCGGAAAGGAAGTCTTGTGGGAGAATTTTCCCATAACCCGGTGGTGTGTGATTGAAGACCCGCTATCCCTATGCGCTGCCGTGTCCTGAAGTTTTTCGATTCCTGAAACTTATCCTCACGGGCGGAAAGACCTGCGGATTTCGGCACGCCTCTTGCTTTCCTTCGGGCGATTGTACACATGCCCAGGAAAGCGTACAGAATGCGTCCTTTCTCTCGCCACCAGGGGGATGGAATTTCAATGTCTGGAGATAATGGCGTCATGTTCCAATCCCTTCCTGCAGATTTGGGGCAAGGGAGAGGGCATCAGGCCGCTCTATGACACCCGGGATGATCTCCGCATTATGACCGGTGTGGCCGAGAAGCTCGCCGATCTTACAGGGGATCAGCGTTTCCGCGACTACTGGAAATTCGCTCTCGAAGGCCGGGAGGAGGTATACATTGATTGGCTGCTGGACGGCTCGACGACGACCAGAGGATATACGACGCGCGACATCCTTGACGGGAAGTACGGGGAACCCGGAGCGGCCCTCATGCTCTTCCGAACCTATCCGCGCGTGCCTTTTTACGAACAGGACCACGATAGCATTCCCTTCTTCACTGATACTGGTCGGCTCAATGCCTACTGCGACATACCTGAAGCGATCGAATACGGTGAAAACTTCATCGTGCACCGCGAAGGACCCGAGGCGACGCCTTATCTGCCCAACGTCATCGTCTCGAGCAATCCCTACATTCGTCCCGGTGACTACGGGATTCCCTCGACGGAGATGGACCCGGAAAAGCGGGCTGTTCGCAATATCAAGCTGCCGTGGTCGAAGGTGAAGCTGACCAAGAATCCCCTCTGGGAACAGGGCTTTCGCTTTTATTGCCTGACGCCCAAGACGCGCCATCGCGTCCATTCGCAGTGGAGCGTCTGCGACTGGAACCTGATCTGGGACTCCAATTTCGGCGATCCCTACCGGATGGACAAACGCACTCCGGGTGTGGGCGAGCATCAGATGCACATCAATCCTCAGGCCGCGAAGGACCTCGGCATCAACGATGGGGACTACGTGTGGGTGGATGCCAATCCCGTTGATCGTCCCTATGTGGGGTGGAAGCCGGATGATCCCTTCTACAAAGTGGCCCGGTGCATGGTTCGCGTCAAATACAATCCCGCTTACCCCTATCACGTCGTCATGATGAAACATGCGCCGTTCATTGCGACGGAGAAAAGCGTCAAAGCGCACGAGACCCGGCCCGACGGTCGAGCCCTGAGCGAAGACACCGGCTACCAGGCGAATTTCCGCTACGGCAGCCAGCAGTCAGTCACGCGCGATTGGTTCATGCCTATGCACCAGACCGATAACCTCTTCCACAAGAAGAAAGTCGAAATGGGCTTCCTCTTCGGCGGCGAGGCCGATAATCACGGACTCAACACCGTTCCCAAGGAGACTCTCGTGCGCATCGTCAAGGCGGAGCCCGGAGGCCCCGACGGGAAAGGCGTCTGGCCAGCGGCGACGACCGGCTTCACGCCCGCTCAGGAGAACCCCGACATGCAACGGTATATTAACGGTGAGTTCGTGAGCGTCAAAACCTAACGGTGAAGAAAATGAGCACACAGATCAACGAACAAAAACCGACGAAGCAGCCCGAACCGGATGATCCGATGGAACTGGTGATGGTTCCCGTCCCCGGAGGAAATCCTGAACTGATGGCCACCTGCATCGTCGAGGAATACGCACTTCTGGGGATGGGAGAAGAGGAGATCTTTCGATTGTTCCGATCACCTTTATACCGGACTCACGCATTTTATCTGAGCTATGGTGAAGCGTGGGTGCGGACACTCATTCGCCGCGTGCTCCAGAGAACCGGACGATTCAGAGTCCGGATTGTGGAGTCACAACAGCCTGACGACCGCGAGGATAACTTGCGCATTCTGAAACCTGGGATTCCCAGTCGGCGATCTCACGAGGGAGGGAACCATGGCTAAGGTCTACAACTGGCAAATTGGCCGAGAGATGCTCTATCCCTACGAGGAGAGCCACCCCCGGTGGCAGTTTGCCTTCGTCTTCAACACGAACCGATGCATTGCATGCCAAACCTGCAGTATGGCCTGTAAGGCGACGTGGACCTTCTCGCGGGGCCAGGAGTACATGTGGTGGAACAACGTGGAGACCAAACCCTACGGAAGCTATCCTCACTTCTGGGATCAAAAGATTCTGGCGCTGCTTGAACGGGCGAACCCGGGGGGACAGGTATGGAACGTTCGTCGCAAACAGGACGGGCGTGCCCCCTACGGCGTCTTCGAGGGCAAGACAATTTTTGAAGCCATCTCTGAGGAACAGAACGAAGAGGGGGAGACGTTCCAGCAGACCTCCGGGCGGGTGCTCGGTTACCTGCCGAGCGATGAGGAATGGACGGCGCCTAATCTCTACGAGGACACGGCCTGGCGTCCAGCCGACCAGCAGGCCCGCTGGGGTGGCACGGGTGTTTCCCTGCCGACGCACCGAACCTGGTTCTTCTATCTTCAGCGGCTCTGCAACCATTGCACGTACCCGGCTTGTCTGGCAGCCTGCCCGCGCCAGGCGATTTACAAGCGCCGCGAAGACGGCGTCGTTCTGATTGATCAAGAGCGCTGTCGCGGCTATCGCAAATGCGTGGAAGCCTGCCCGTACAAAAAGCCGATGTACCGTGCGACCACCCGCACATCGGAAAAGTGCATCGCCTGCTATCCGCGCCTGGAAGGCAGAGACACGGCAATTACTCCCGACGGTCAGCCCATCGAAACCCGGTGCATGTCCGTGTGCGTGGGAAAAATCCGAATGCAGGGACTCGTGAAGATCGGTAAAGATGGAACCTGGGAGAGAGACCCGGACAATCCCATCTACTACATGGTGCAGGAAGAGAAGATCGCCCTGCCGCTCTATCCTCAATTTGGCACTGAACCCAACGGCTTTTACATCCCTCCCCGTTGGGTGCCGATGAGCTATCTCGTCCAGATGTTCGGCCCCGGAGCCGCTCATGCCGTCGAAGCTTACGTCTGCCCATCCCGGCGCATGCTTGCGCTTCTGCAACTGTTCCGGGCGACGCGGGCCATCATTTTCCGATTCAAAGTTGAAGAGGGCAAAAAGATCGGCGAAAGCGAAGTTACTCTGCCCGACGGGCGAACGAGGACGCTGGAAATCTTCAACGATACAATCATCGGCTACGACCGGAAAGGGCGAGAAGTCGTCCGCCTGACGGTCGAGGAACCCTTCTATGAGCGACCCAGGGACTACTACAACAGCATCTAGCGCCAGCACCGATCCATCCGGCGCCTGGGGTCTCGCCGGACCGGCCACGGCCGAAGAGGCACAGTTTGCAGGCGAAGCGACGTCGTTGCTCGCGCATCGGGATCTGTGGCTTCTGGTGAGCGTGGGTTTCGTGGATCCTTACCATCGAGATCGCTTCGCTATGCTGACGGACGCAGCATTTCGACAACGGGTGATCGAAGCCGCAGCAGTCGTGGCCGATGAACATCCGAATGTCGAAATAGGCCCCGGCGAGAGATCGCCTCACGAGCTGTCGCCGGGTGCGCTATTTGCGCTCCTCGACAACGAGGCTCATCGTATCCAAGCCACCTATCGCCAGGTTTTCGGACTGACGGCAATTTCTCCAACTTGTCCTCCCTGCGAAACCGAATGGGAACCTAACACGGACATTTTCTACCGCTGTCAGCGACTGGCCGACATTGCGGGATTTTATCACGCCTTCGGACTGGAATTATCCCCCTCGTGCGGAGAGCGGCTCGATCACATCAGTGTGGAGGCCGAGTTCCTGTACGTTTTGCTGGCCAAGGAAGCGGCTGCTCTGGCCGATGGAGATCACGAAGCCGTGGACATCTGTCGGGATGCTCGACGAAAGTTCTTCCAGGAACACGTGGGATGGTGGGTGCCCGCTTTCGCTCGGAGCGTTGAACGTGTAGCGCCACCGGGCTACTATCGCCAGTTGGCGCAGTTCACAGCAGCCCTTTCGGCCGCCGAACGACTGAGCCTGACCTTGCCTCCCTTCACCGTACCGATGATTCCCCGGCCATCTTTGAATGAAGCACCGGTGGCCTGCGAGGAATGCGGATAGAACGGGTGTGAAAATTTAAGAGGTCTCACCTGCCGAGTTAGCTCCGCAACGACTGGCCAGGCCGTCTCGATCGGTCACACACCCGGAGATTCGAGTGCATTGGACCGCGCCTTCTCCTCGGCCAGCTCCTGTTCTAATTCTTCTTTGAGCTGCCGGAGCGTCCGACGCAACCAGTCGGCCACCGCTTTTTCCAACCGCTGTTGATCACCGGCCAACTCGAGCGATGCGACAGTTTCGCCGGCCTCGTTCAGCGGAATATAGTGACAGGGCACGTCAGCGTTCTTGTATTCGTCGGGCACAAAATTGAGCAGGATGCATCCCTCACAGGTATCCGGGGGATGATCGGGATCAACCCAGTGGTTGATACAGGCAACCGAATACTGGAACATAGATTTCGGCTTCCAGGGATCAGCTTCGGTCAGGCGCGACCGCGGCGATCGTCCATAGCCGCCGGCTTCAATGATGCCCAGTTCGGTCTCCAGCAGGGCGATCATGTCTTCTTTAGTTTCGGCATAAGATCGCGGATGAGCTACCATGATGGCATCCTCCCTCTGTCATAGCGGCCCCGGGCAATGACGTACTCAGCGACGCCATTGCCATCGGTCCGAGCGATGAGCGACATCACGCACTTGGCTGGTTTGTGTCTCACCCATCACCGTCACTATTGAGTGCAATTTATGTGCCGAACATCGGAGCCCTCACGCGGCGACGAATAAGTCGAACAAGATCAGATGAGTACACTCACAGGACCGTGGAATGATCGTCTTCCTCGAGGGGATTTGGCCAACCCGGTGAGTCTTATCCCCCAGCCTTTTTGTGAGGATTTCACCGAAGGCGCTCAGAACGACCCGCTTTTGCCAGACCGTGAGCCTTAGCACGCCGGGCCATCGCGTTCTCTTCCTCAGAATCCCGGACATCACCGAGAGTGATGCCCGCCGGGCACGATACTCCGCTGTGTGCCTTGCTCTCCCTCCCCAGTGGGCTGCCCTTTAGCGACACTCCGTATTCTGATTTTAGTCGCAGATTGGAAAGTCTCCGCCACTCGGTGAGGTTGGAGAGAGGTGCTTCAGGCAAACGCTGTAATCGTCCGGCTATGCCCCCTGCATGCCGAGGATTCTCCCAGGTGGTCTTTCACGGGCCCTTTCTGTTGTGATAATCAACGGGCCGATTTCCGCTCAGGGTGTGTGAAATCACCCAGAGGGGACATTGGGTCCCTGGTGGTTTTTCTGGCGCAAACTGAAGTGAGACGGTAATATTGTGTGCAGAAAGAGTTAGAGACGGATCGCAGGAGGTGCTCGCCTGCGCTGGCTGGCACGAAATTTGCAAATGCTTTCGGCTCGGATGTCAGCGACGATGACGAGGCTTCGCAGGTATGGAATTGTAGCGGTGCTTCTAATAAGCACGTACCCCGTGTCGGCTGGGCGCCCGCTTGCTTCTTCGCCGCAAAAGAAGATGGAGAGCGCCGACTGCATGGCCTGTCATGGGAACCGAGAACTCACCAAAGAGGTCCAGGGGCGCCAGGTAAGCGTCTACGTCAACGAAGAAGCACTTAAAGCATCGGTTCATGGCTTCCTCAACTGTGGCGACTGTCACTCAGACGTGAAGGATTATCCTCACGAACCCACTCCGCAAAAGGTATCTTGCGGCGAATGCCATTCGGAAGCCGTCGCTGCCTACCAGCAAAGCGTTCATGCCAAAGCTCAAGCTGAGGGGCGACAGCAGGCGGCAACCTGCCTTCAGTGTCACGGACCGGCCCATGAAATCCGATCCTCAAGCGACCCGGCCTCGAAAGTGTACCGCACGCACATTCCTCAAACGTGCGGCAGTTGTCACGGGGTGAAATTCGTCATGGAAGCCAGCGGTATCAGTGCCCGTCCGTTCTTCTCCTATCAGGAGAGTGTTCACGGGCGGGCGGTGGCCGCAGGATCGTTGAAAGCGGCTGTCTGCACGGATTGCCATCGAAGTCATGATATCCTCACAGCGGCAGATCCTCGATCTCCGATCTTCAAATTTAATGTGCCTGCGACCTGCGGTCAGTGCCACGAATCCATTGCGCGGGAATTCACCGAGAGCATTCATGGACAAGCGATACGTCGGGGCAACTGGCAGGCGCCGGTCTGTTCCGACTGTCATGGTATTCATCTGATCAAGCCGCACATTGATCCGACGGCTCCGGTGGCGGCGCAGGCGCTGGCGCGAACGACCTGTGGTCAATGCCACGAAGGGGTGCGATTGTCTCAGGAATTCGGCGTCGCCTCCGGGCGCGTCTCCACATATCTGGATAGTTATCATGGGCTGGCGACCACGCTCGGCTCGAAAGTAGCCGCCAATTGCGCCAGTTGTCACGGCGTTCATAACATTCTTCCCTCCTCCGATCCGCGGTCAATGATCCATAAGGCGAACCTCGTCACGACGTGCGGCAAGTGTCACCCCGGGGCGAGTGAAAACTTTGCCCGAGGCAATGTTCACGTCGGCGTGCCGGTCACTCAGGACATGGCCACGATTGTGAATCGGTGGGTTCGTCAGCTCTATCTCTGGCTGATCGTTGTGCTCATCGGTGGCATGATCATGCACAATGCCCTATTGTGGCGGCGAAAGGCACTTTTGATCCGTCAGCGGCAGGTTCGACCAATCGTGCGGATGAACACAGCTCAGCGTATTCAGCATCTCGTGTTGCTGACGAGCTTCTTCCTGCTCGTGCTCACGGGATTCGCCCTGAAGTATCCGGATTCGTGGCTGGCCTGGTTGCTTGGATCGAGCGAATCCTTCCGCCGCATCGGGCACCGCGTCGCTGGTGTCGTCTTGCTCGGGGTCGGGATCTATCACCTCATCTATATCGTGCGAACCCCTGACGGACGTCAGTT includes:
- a CDS encoding 4Fe-4S dicluster domain-containing protein; this encodes MAKVYNWQIGREMLYPYEESHPRWQFAFVFNTNRCIACQTCSMACKATWTFSRGQEYMWWNNVETKPYGSYPHFWDQKILALLERANPGGQVWNVRRKQDGRAPYGVFEGKTIFEAISEEQNEEGETFQQTSGRVLGYLPSDEEWTAPNLYEDTAWRPADQQARWGGTGVSLPTHRTWFFYLQRLCNHCTYPACLAACPRQAIYKRREDGVVLIDQERCRGYRKCVEACPYKKPMYRATTRTSEKCIACYPRLEGRDTAITPDGQPIETRCMSVCVGKIRMQGLVKIGKDGTWERDPDNPIYYMVQEEKIALPLYPQFGTEPNGFYIPPRWVPMSYLVQMFGPGAAHAVEAYVCPSRRMLALLQLFRATRAIIFRFKVEEGKKIGESEVTLPDGRTRTLEIFNDTIIGYDRKGREVVRLTVEEPFYERPRDYYNSI
- a CDS encoding molecular chaperone TorD family protein → MSDPGTTTTASSASTDPSGAWGLAGPATAEEAQFAGEATSLLAHRDLWLLVSVGFVDPYHRDRFAMLTDAAFRQRVIEAAAVVADEHPNVEIGPGERSPHELSPGALFALLDNEAHRIQATYRQVFGLTAISPTCPPCETEWEPNTDIFYRCQRLADIAGFYHAFGLELSPSCGERLDHISVEAEFLYVLLAKEAAALADGDHEAVDICRDARRKFFQEHVGWWVPAFARSVERVAPPGYYRQLAQFTAALSAAERLSLTLPPFTVPMIPRPSLNEAPVACEECG
- a CDS encoding cytochrome b/b6 domain-containing protein, which codes for MACHGNRELTKEVQGRQVSVYVNEEALKASVHGFLNCGDCHSDVKDYPHEPTPQKVSCGECHSEAVAAYQQSVHAKAQAEGRQQAATCLQCHGPAHEIRSSSDPASKVYRTHIPQTCGSCHGVKFVMEASGISARPFFSYQESVHGRAVAAGSLKAAVCTDCHRSHDILTAADPRSPIFKFNVPATCGQCHESIAREFTESIHGQAIRRGNWQAPVCSDCHGIHLIKPHIDPTAPVAAQALARTTCGQCHEGVRLSQEFGVASGRVSTYLDSYHGLATTLGSKVAANCASCHGVHNILPSSDPRSMIHKANLVTTCGKCHPGASENFARGNVHVGVPVTQDMATIVNRWVRQLYLWLIVVLIGGMIMHNALLWRRKALLIRQRQVRPIVRMNTAQRIQHLVLLTSFFLLVLTGFALKYPDSWLAWLLGSSESFRRIGHRVAGVVLLGVGIYHLIYIVRTPDGRQLFRDMRPVARDIYDLLAQIRFGLGRTSAHPSFGRFGYAEKVEYWAVVWGILIMGVTGLMVWFKVQTTSILPRWTIDVALTIHFYEAVLATLAIFVWHFYHVIFDPDVYPMNWAWWDGRVSAEWYQREHREHYETMMGAQQQSPEEEEREEPAAEAVGTPSSITESPTDGGSPHPPPSCGGGP